One Cellulomonas soli DNA window includes the following coding sequences:
- a CDS encoding bifunctional acetate--CoA ligase family protein/GNAT family N-acetyltransferase, giving the protein MAGAADDGPQVTPTTGAAGETAYPDAWEADVVLHDGSTTHVRPIRPSDADALQAFHVGQSERSTYMRFFAPLERLSDRDLHRLVAVDHQDRAALVAVASGSDGEQIIAVARYDRIGTDDAEVAFNVADAHQGRGLGSVLLEHLAAAARERGVRRFVAEVLPQNGRMIGVFRDAGFEIRQHTDDGVVTVTFDIDPTDRSLEVMADREHRAEARSVRALLTARSVVVLGPGEGADPASMDARAAARVLESLAQGDPGVQVHVVGVAMPAGGADAPPAHVRAWPTLEDVPEPVDLAVVAVGPHEAPAAVRALAPLGVRGVVLLSTGFAETGPAGLERQRSLLRTTHGLGMRLVGPGSFGLVATGPGGPLNVSLATDPPPEGRIGLFCQSAPMAVTMLAAVRERGLGISELVSAGNRADVSGNDLMQFWGDDERTDVVGLHLESIGNPRKFTRVARRLAAVKPVVVVAGRSGPVVPAGHAVRPTHAPRRTLDEVLRQAGVVRVEDVHQLLDVAQLFAHQPLPAGRRVALLTSSPALTALAAQAASSSGLVVSGTTAVLAEDATPEEVRIVVDALYADPDSDAVAVVRVPTLDGRDHVLAEVVAAAAARTGRPTVACLDGLRGVTEALTAPGPDGRPRTVPAYPTPETALLALGRSARYARWRTDDRGHLVHPDGVDVRAARRVVAERLPAVPTGALPSDDGPLGAGPADAVPLDAVPLDAVPLDAVPLDAVPLDQEATAQLLACVGVAVLPAVHVRDADEAVAAAERIGWPVALKTTVPALRHRADLGGVRLDVVDEQELRVDVAEVLALAASHHADPAEAPLEVQAMAPHGSSCVVRSVEDPLFGPVISFGLAGDASDLLGDVTYGVPPLTDVDVAALVRSARAAPRLFGYRGLPALDVDALEDVIARVAVLADALPELRSLELNPVVVSERGAVVLGARAVLAHADRTDTPLRRLRR; this is encoded by the coding sequence ATGGCAGGCGCCGCGGACGACGGACCGCAGGTCACCCCGACGACGGGTGCCGCGGGTGAGACCGCGTACCCGGACGCCTGGGAGGCCGACGTCGTCCTGCACGACGGCTCGACGACGCACGTGCGCCCGATCCGGCCCTCGGACGCGGACGCCCTGCAGGCCTTCCATGTCGGGCAGTCCGAGCGTTCCACCTACATGCGCTTCTTCGCGCCGCTGGAACGGCTCTCCGACCGTGACCTGCACCGGCTGGTCGCGGTCGACCACCAGGACAGGGCGGCGCTCGTCGCCGTCGCGAGCGGGTCGGACGGGGAGCAGATCATCGCGGTCGCCCGGTACGACCGCATCGGCACGGACGACGCCGAGGTGGCGTTCAACGTGGCCGACGCCCACCAGGGACGGGGACTGGGCTCGGTGCTTCTCGAGCACCTCGCCGCGGCGGCGCGCGAGCGCGGTGTGCGACGGTTCGTCGCCGAGGTGCTCCCGCAGAACGGCCGGATGATCGGGGTTTTCCGGGACGCCGGGTTCGAGATCCGGCAGCACACGGACGACGGTGTCGTCACCGTGACTTTCGACATCGACCCGACCGACCGCTCGCTGGAGGTCATGGCCGACCGTGAGCACCGCGCCGAGGCGCGCTCGGTGCGGGCTCTCCTGACCGCACGGTCGGTCGTCGTGCTCGGCCCGGGGGAGGGTGCGGACCCGGCGAGCATGGACGCGCGGGCGGCGGCCCGCGTGCTCGAGTCCCTCGCGCAGGGCGACCCGGGGGTCCAGGTGCACGTGGTCGGCGTGGCGATGCCCGCAGGCGGCGCCGACGCACCGCCCGCGCACGTGAGAGCGTGGCCGACGCTCGAGGACGTGCCCGAGCCCGTGGACCTCGCGGTCGTGGCGGTCGGTCCCCACGAGGCGCCGGCGGCCGTGCGTGCCCTCGCGCCGCTCGGCGTGCGCGGCGTGGTGCTGCTCTCCACCGGTTTCGCCGAGACCGGGCCGGCCGGCCTCGAACGTCAACGCAGCCTGCTGCGGACCACGCACGGCCTCGGCATGCGCCTGGTCGGTCCCGGTTCGTTCGGCCTGGTCGCGACAGGGCCGGGCGGCCCGCTCAACGTGTCCCTGGCCACCGACCCGCCACCGGAGGGCCGCATCGGTCTGTTCTGCCAGTCCGCGCCCATGGCCGTCACGATGCTCGCCGCGGTCCGGGAGCGCGGGCTCGGCATCTCCGAGCTGGTCTCCGCCGGGAACCGCGCCGACGTGTCCGGCAACGACCTCATGCAGTTCTGGGGCGACGACGAACGCACCGATGTGGTCGGGCTGCACCTGGAGTCGATCGGGAACCCGCGCAAGTTCACGCGGGTGGCGCGCCGGCTCGCCGCCGTCAAGCCCGTCGTCGTGGTGGCCGGCCGGTCCGGACCGGTGGTCCCGGCCGGGCACGCGGTGCGCCCGACGCACGCCCCGCGGCGCACGCTCGACGAGGTGCTGCGGCAGGCGGGCGTCGTGCGGGTCGAGGACGTGCACCAGCTCCTCGACGTCGCCCAGCTCTTCGCGCACCAGCCGCTGCCCGCGGGGCGCCGCGTCGCGCTGCTCACCAGCTCGCCCGCCCTGACCGCCCTGGCTGCCCAGGCGGCCTCCTCCAGCGGTCTGGTGGTCTCCGGCACGACCGCCGTGCTCGCCGAGGACGCGACGCCCGAGGAGGTCCGCATCGTCGTGGACGCGCTGTACGCGGACCCCGACAGCGATGCGGTCGCCGTGGTGCGCGTCCCGACGCTCGACGGGCGCGACCACGTCCTGGCCGAGGTCGTCGCCGCCGCTGCCGCACGCACCGGGCGACCGACGGTCGCCTGCCTGGACGGCCTGCGGGGCGTGACCGAGGCGCTGACGGCACCCGGGCCCGACGGGCGGCCGCGGACCGTGCCGGCGTACCCGACGCCCGAGACCGCGCTCCTGGCGCTGGGTCGCAGCGCGCGCTACGCCCGCTGGCGTACCGACGACCGTGGCCACCTCGTGCACCCGGACGGGGTGGACGTGCGGGCCGCACGTCGTGTCGTCGCCGAACGGCTGCCCGCCGTCCCGACCGGCGCCCTGCCCTCCGACGACGGGCCCCTCGGTGCAGGCCCGGCCGACGCCGTGCCCCTCGACGCCGTGCCCCTCGACGCCGTGCCGCTCGACGCCGTGCCGCTCGACGCCGTGCCCCTCGACCAGGAAGCGACCGCGCAGCTGCTCGCCTGCGTCGGCGTCGCCGTCCTGCCCGCGGTGCACGTGCGGGACGCCGACGAGGCGGTGGCAGCCGCCGAGCGGATCGGGTGGCCGGTCGCGTTGAAGACGACCGTCCCGGCCCTGCGCCACCGCGCCGACCTGGGCGGCGTACGGCTGGACGTCGTCGACGAGCAGGAGCTGCGCGTCGATGTCGCCGAGGTCCTCGCGCTCGCGGCCAGTCACCATGCCGATCCTGCCGAGGCGCCGCTCGAGGTCCAGGCGATGGCGCCGCACGGCTCGTCGTGCGTCGTGCGCTCGGTCGAGGACCCGCTCTTCGGGCCTGTGATCAGCTTCGGCCTCGCCGGGGACGCCAGCGACCTGCTCGGCGACGTCACGTACGGCGTCCCGCCGCTGACCGACGTGGACGTGGCCGCACTGGTGCGTTCGGCCCGGGCCGCTCCACGCCTGTTCGGGTACCGCGGCCTGCCCGCCCTCGACGTCGACGCGCTCGAGGACGTCATCGCCAGGGTCGCCGTGCTCGCGGACGCCCTGCCCGAGCTGCGCAGCCTCGAGCTGAACCCCGTGGTCGTGTCCGAACGAGGAGCCGTGGTGCTCGGTGCCCGGGCGGTCCTGGCCCACGCTGACCGCACGGACACCCCGCTGCGTCGTCTGCGGCGCTGA
- a CDS encoding DUF5998 family protein yields the protein MPAAFPELRDDLHRAGYYPELVADVLDVALADEQVVAHLVHPETTFDAAEVRRHVTVLALTPTRLVVAHVDDHPADSEHPSTSASATTESVPLSELRSVALTHVVPTPEQHQPGNPALELTLAIGWGAVSRVDLEPATCGDPQCDADHGLTGTLTPDDVVVRVSAAAEGRDAVLAATTFARRLSAASASHR from the coding sequence GTGCCCGCCGCCTTCCCCGAACTGCGTGACGACCTGCACCGTGCCGGCTACTACCCGGAGCTCGTGGCCGACGTCCTGGACGTCGCGCTCGCGGACGAGCAGGTCGTCGCCCACCTCGTGCACCCCGAGACGACGTTCGACGCCGCCGAGGTGCGTCGTCACGTGACCGTCCTGGCCCTCACCCCGACGCGCCTGGTCGTCGCGCACGTGGACGACCACCCGGCGGACTCCGAGCACCCCTCGACGAGCGCGTCGGCCACGACCGAGTCGGTCCCGCTCAGCGAGCTGCGCTCGGTCGCCCTCACGCACGTCGTGCCGACGCCCGAGCAGCACCAGCCGGGCAACCCCGCTCTCGAGCTGACGCTCGCCATCGGCTGGGGCGCCGTCTCCCGCGTCGATCTCGAGCCCGCCACGTGCGGTGACCCGCAGTGCGACGCCGACCACGGCCTGACCGGCACCCTCACGCCCGACGACGTCGTCGTGCGGGTCAGCGCCGCAGCCGAGGGGCGCGACGCGGTGCTGGCCGCGACGACGTTCGCCCGTCGGCTCTCGGCCGCGAGCGCCAGCCACCGATGA
- a CDS encoding alkaline phosphatase family protein, with protein MTDLQSGPLERLAADVAAAGFVTPGGTRGIARVLPALASALGHDVHPDAADARRDLDVPRTSRVCVVLVDGLGFTNLAERSGHSPFLRRHLHEREPLTSTFPSTTATAMGSFGTGASPGRTAMLGYTVREPASGRLGNLVSWTGLPHAHTWQRVPTLFEQLTADGASVTSVGPQRFAGSGLTEAALRGATYAAAQGLTQRVDAAVAALRRPGLVYLYWGDVDKAGHHHGWGSWQWGDEVEAFDRELARLARSVPAGTLLLVTADHGMVDVDRAQRWDVAQHPVLADGVALVAGEPRALHLHLDERSASEQVARRWREVLGDAAVVATREEAVGSGWFGPVDPHVLPVVGDVVVAMTGRATVVDSATQTPASLELVGVHGSGTPHEVLVPFVLVST; from the coding sequence ATGACGGACCTGCAGTCGGGTCCCCTCGAGCGTCTGGCCGCCGACGTGGCCGCGGCGGGCTTCGTCACCCCCGGCGGTACCCGGGGGATCGCGCGGGTGCTCCCCGCGCTCGCCTCGGCGCTCGGCCACGACGTGCACCCCGACGCCGCGGATGCGCGGCGCGACCTCGACGTGCCTCGCACGAGCCGGGTGTGCGTGGTCCTCGTCGACGGCCTCGGGTTCACGAACCTCGCGGAGCGCTCGGGCCACTCGCCGTTCCTGCGGCGGCACCTGCACGAGCGTGAACCGCTGACCAGCACGTTCCCCTCGACGACCGCGACCGCGATGGGCTCGTTCGGCACCGGTGCCTCGCCGGGGCGCACCGCGATGCTCGGCTACACGGTCCGTGAGCCCGCCAGCGGCCGGCTCGGCAACCTGGTGTCCTGGACCGGGCTGCCGCACGCCCACACCTGGCAGCGCGTCCCGACGCTGTTCGAGCAGCTGACGGCCGACGGTGCGTCGGTGACCAGCGTCGGGCCGCAGCGGTTCGCCGGCTCGGGGCTGACCGAGGCGGCGTTGCGCGGCGCGACGTACGCGGCGGCCCAGGGTCTGACCCAGCGGGTCGACGCGGCCGTGGCGGCGCTGCGACGGCCGGGCCTGGTCTACCTGTACTGGGGAGACGTCGACAAGGCCGGGCACCACCACGGGTGGGGCTCGTGGCAGTGGGGCGACGAGGTCGAGGCGTTCGACCGCGAGCTCGCGCGCCTGGCCCGTAGCGTTCCGGCCGGAACGCTGCTGCTCGTGACCGCCGACCACGGCATGGTGGACGTCGACCGCGCGCAGCGCTGGGACGTCGCGCAGCACCCGGTGCTGGCCGACGGCGTCGCGCTCGTGGCGGGGGAGCCCCGCGCGCTGCACCTGCACCTCGACGAGCGTTCCGCCTCCGAGCAGGTGGCGCGTCGGTGGCGCGAGGTGCTCGGGGACGCGGCGGTCGTCGCCACGCGCGAGGAGGCCGTCGGATCCGGGTGGTTCGGTCCGGTCGACCCGCACGTGCTGCCGGTCGTGGGGGACGTGGTGGTCGCGATGACGGGTCGCGCGACCGTCGTGGACTCCGCGACGCAGACCCCGGCCTCGCTCGAGCTCGTGGGCGTGCACGGCTCGGGGACGCCGCACGAGGTCCTGGTGCCGTTCGTGCTCGTCTCCACCTGA
- a CDS encoding DNA gyrase/topoisomerase IV subunit A, which produces MARRPAAPDLPPEDLVEKIVDIDVASEMEGSFLEYAYSVIYSRALPDARDGLKPVQRRILYQMSDMGLRPDRPYVKSARVVGEVMGKLHPHGDTAIYDAMVRLAQPFSLRLPTVDGHGNFGSLDDGPAAPRYTEARMAPAALAMTTGLDEDVVDFVPNYDNKLTQPEVLPAAIPNLLVNGAAGIAVGMATNMAPHNLVEVVAAARHLVMHPDATLEDLMRFVPGPDLPTGGKIVGLDGVRDAYRTGRGAFRTRATARIENVTPKRKGIVITELPYLVGPEKVIEKIKEGVQSKKLSGISDAVDLTDRQHGLRLVVEVKTGFNPDAVLEQLYRFTPLEDSFSINNVALVEGQPRTLGLRELIQVWVEHRISVVRRRSAYRLAKRQERLHLVEGLLVAILDIDEVIQVIRTSDDAEAARTKLRSVFDLSEPQAEYILELRLRRLTKFSRLELEREQEQLRAEIAELLEILGSDARLRTLVSDEMAEVAAVHGTPRRTILLESAGGTTVTGAAAARTSATPLEIADTACWALLSATGLLARTAGEESPVRDGDARRTKHDVLAGAVLTTARADVGAVTSRGRLVKISVLDLPALPPTDGAPTLSGGVPLGEVVTLEHGERVVGLVSVAVDAPTLALATAQGTVKRVAPGEAPANRDAWEVVGLKDGDEVVGVAEVVEDDELVLVSSDASLLHFPASAVRPQGRPAGGMAGIKLADGARVVAFAAVRPGQDAVVVTVAGSSSALPGTQSGSAKVTPFDQYPGKGRATGGVRSHRFLKGEDALILAWVGPAPARATGAGGQPLALPETDLRRDGSGVPLAAPVHGIG; this is translated from the coding sequence ATGGCGCGTCGCCCCGCCGCCCCGGACCTCCCGCCCGAGGACCTCGTCGAGAAGATCGTCGACATCGACGTCGCCTCCGAGATGGAGGGGTCGTTCCTGGAGTACGCCTACTCGGTCATCTACTCCCGGGCGCTGCCCGACGCCCGTGACGGGCTCAAGCCGGTGCAGCGGCGGATCCTCTACCAGATGTCCGACATGGGTCTGCGCCCGGACCGCCCGTACGTGAAGTCGGCCCGCGTGGTCGGCGAGGTGATGGGCAAGCTGCACCCGCACGGCGACACCGCCATCTACGACGCCATGGTCCGGCTCGCGCAGCCGTTCTCGCTGCGGCTGCCGACCGTCGACGGGCACGGCAACTTCGGCTCGCTCGACGACGGCCCGGCCGCACCGCGCTACACCGAGGCGCGCATGGCCCCGGCGGCCCTGGCGATGACCACGGGGCTCGACGAGGACGTCGTCGACTTCGTGCCGAACTACGACAACAAGCTCACCCAGCCCGAGGTGCTCCCGGCAGCCATCCCGAACCTGCTGGTCAACGGGGCAGCCGGCATCGCGGTCGGCATGGCGACCAACATGGCCCCGCACAACCTCGTCGAGGTCGTCGCAGCCGCACGGCACCTGGTGATGCACCCGGACGCCACGCTCGAGGACCTCATGCGCTTCGTGCCGGGCCCCGACCTGCCCACGGGCGGCAAGATCGTCGGCCTCGACGGCGTGCGCGACGCCTACCGCACGGGTCGCGGCGCGTTCCGCACCCGGGCCACGGCCCGCATCGAGAACGTGACGCCCAAGCGCAAGGGCATCGTCATCACCGAGCTGCCGTACCTGGTCGGCCCGGAGAAGGTGATCGAGAAGATCAAGGAGGGCGTGCAGTCGAAGAAGCTGTCCGGCATCTCCGACGCCGTCGACCTCACCGACCGCCAGCACGGGCTGCGCCTGGTCGTCGAGGTCAAGACCGGTTTCAACCCCGACGCCGTGCTCGAGCAGCTGTACCGGTTCACCCCGCTCGAGGACTCGTTCTCGATCAACAACGTGGCGCTCGTCGAGGGGCAGCCGCGCACCCTGGGGCTGCGCGAGCTGATCCAGGTGTGGGTCGAGCACCGGATCTCCGTCGTGCGCCGTCGCTCGGCGTACCGCCTGGCCAAGCGCCAGGAACGCCTGCACCTGGTCGAGGGCCTGCTCGTCGCGATCCTCGACATCGACGAGGTCATCCAGGTCATCCGCACCTCCGACGACGCCGAGGCCGCCCGCACCAAGCTGCGCAGCGTCTTCGACCTGTCGGAGCCGCAGGCCGAGTACATCCTCGAGCTGCGCCTGCGTCGCCTGACGAAGTTCTCCCGCCTCGAGCTCGAGCGCGAGCAGGAGCAGCTGCGGGCCGAGATCGCCGAGCTGCTGGAGATCCTCGGCTCGGACGCACGCCTGCGCACGCTCGTCTCGGACGAGATGGCCGAGGTGGCCGCGGTGCACGGCACCCCGCGCCGCACGATCCTGCTCGAGTCGGCGGGCGGCACGACCGTCACCGGTGCCGCGGCGGCCCGCACCTCGGCAACCCCGCTGGAGATCGCCGACACCGCCTGCTGGGCCCTGCTGTCCGCCACGGGCCTCCTGGCTCGCACGGCCGGCGAGGAGAGCCCGGTGCGCGACGGCGACGCCCGGCGCACCAAGCACGACGTGCTCGCGGGTGCCGTGCTGACCACGGCGCGCGCCGACGTCGGCGCGGTCACCTCACGCGGTCGACTCGTCAAGATCTCGGTGCTCGACCTGCCGGCCCTGCCGCCGACCGACGGGGCACCGACCCTGTCCGGTGGCGTCCCGCTGGGCGAGGTCGTCACGCTCGAGCACGGCGAGCGGGTCGTCGGACTCGTCTCCGTCGCCGTCGACGCCCCGACGCTGGCCCTGGCGACGGCCCAGGGCACCGTCAAGCGCGTGGCACCCGGCGAGGCCCCCGCCAACAGGGACGCGTGGGAGGTCGTCGGGCTCAAGGACGGCGACGAGGTCGTGGGCGTGGCCGAGGTCGTCGAGGACGACGAGCTCGTCCTGGTGAGCTCGGACGCCTCGCTGCTGCACTTCCCCGCCTCCGCGGTCCGCCCGCAGGGCCGACCCGCCGGCGGCATGGCGGGCATCAAGCTCGCCGACGGCGCACGTGTCGTGGCGTTCGCCGCGGTGCGGCCCGGTCAGGACGCGGTGGTCGTCACGGTCGCCGGGTCGTCGTCCGCGCTGCCCGGCACCCAGTCGGGCTCCGCGAAGGTCACGCCGTTCGACCAGTACCCGGGCAAGGGCCGCGCCACGGGCGGGGTGCGCTCGCACCGGTTCCTCAAGGGCGAGGACGCGCTCATCCTCGCGTGGGTCGGGCCTGCGCCGGCCCGGGCCACCGGCGCGGGCGGCCAGCCGCTCGCCCTCCCGGAGACGGACCTGCGCAGGGACGGTTCGGGCGTCCCCCTCGCCGCCCCGGTGCACGGCATCGGCTGA
- a CDS encoding thymidine kinase — MAELVFFSGTMDCGKSTLALQMHHNHAARGRDGILYTQHDRAGAATISSRLGLVRSAYEVGPATDFWAEVIAGRTHGRPVDYLICDEAQFYAAQQVEQLARVVDELGVDVYAFGITTDFRARLFPGSARFVELADRVEVLQVRALCWCGSRATHNARTVGGSMVVEGAQVVVGDVSAGAGEVAYEVLCRRHHMRRMTAAAARAASPSPQTLAATEDVTLDV; from the coding sequence GTGGCCGAGCTGGTGTTCTTCTCGGGCACGATGGACTGCGGCAAGTCGACGCTCGCGCTGCAGATGCACCACAACCATGCAGCGCGCGGACGCGACGGGATCCTCTACACCCAGCACGACCGGGCGGGTGCCGCGACCATCTCCTCCCGCCTCGGGCTGGTGCGCAGCGCGTACGAGGTCGGACCTGCGACGGACTTCTGGGCCGAGGTCATCGCCGGGCGCACCCACGGGCGTCCTGTGGACTACCTGATCTGCGACGAGGCCCAGTTCTACGCGGCCCAGCAGGTCGAGCAGCTGGCTCGTGTGGTCGACGAGCTCGGCGTCGACGTGTACGCCTTCGGGATCACGACGGACTTCCGTGCCCGGCTGTTCCCGGGTTCTGCGCGGTTCGTGGAGCTCGCCGACCGGGTCGAGGTGCTGCAGGTGCGTGCGCTGTGCTGGTGCGGCTCGCGCGCGACGCACAACGCCCGGACGGTCGGTGGCTCGATGGTCGTCGAGGGTGCGCAGGTCGTCGTCGGCGACGTGTCGGCGGGCGCGGGCGAGGTGGCCTACGAGGTGCTGTGCCGCCGCCACCACATGCGTCGGATGACCGCGGCGGCCGCCCGTGCGGCGTCGCCGAGCCCGCAGACCCTGGCAGCGACCGAGGACGTCACGCTCGACGTGTAG
- a CDS encoding inositol monophosphatase family protein, whose translation MSTPEGTTGPTVPGESAIRELVAIAERLAREAGALVLEGRPDRVEVAATKSSPQDVVTAMDLASENLLRERLAQWRPEDGILGEEQGYEPGTSGITWVVDPIDGTVNYLYGIPAYAVSVAAVVGGPDPATWQVLAGCVHAPVDGRTFTAGLGQGAYQDGRRLRVNSAVPLELSLVGTGFGYVAERRRAQAAVVADLLPLVRDIRRIGSAALDLCTLAAGGLDAHFERGLQPWDLAAASLVAQEAGAVVRGLHGARAGSAMAVAGPEQTVERLVAFLEERGADTGP comes from the coding sequence GTGAGCACACCTGAGGGCACGACCGGTCCCACCGTCCCCGGAGAGTCCGCGATCCGCGAGCTCGTCGCGATCGCCGAGCGGTTGGCGCGCGAGGCGGGCGCGCTGGTGCTCGAGGGTCGTCCCGACCGGGTGGAGGTCGCTGCGACGAAGTCGAGCCCGCAGGACGTGGTGACCGCGATGGACCTCGCCTCCGAGAACCTGCTGCGTGAGCGGCTCGCGCAGTGGCGTCCCGAGGACGGCATCCTCGGCGAGGAGCAGGGCTACGAGCCGGGCACCTCCGGGATCACCTGGGTCGTCGACCCGATCGACGGCACCGTCAACTACCTGTACGGCATCCCGGCGTACGCGGTCTCGGTCGCCGCCGTGGTGGGAGGCCCGGACCCGGCGACGTGGCAGGTCCTCGCCGGCTGCGTCCATGCGCCCGTCGACGGGCGTACGTTCACCGCCGGTCTGGGGCAGGGTGCCTACCAGGACGGGCGTCGCCTGCGGGTGAATTCTGCGGTGCCGCTGGAGCTCTCGCTCGTGGGCACCGGGTTCGGTTACGTGGCCGAGCGGCGACGCGCGCAGGCGGCGGTCGTCGCCGACCTGCTGCCGCTCGTGCGGGACATCCGACGCATCGGTTCGGCCGCGCTCGACCTGTGCACGCTCGCCGCCGGAGGCCTCGACGCGCACTTCGAGCGGGGTCTGCAGCCCTGGGACCTGGCCGCGGCCTCCCTCGTCGCGCAGGAGGCCGGCGCCGTGGTGCGGGGGTTGCACGGCGCTCGGGCCGGCAGTGCGATGGCGGTGGCGGGTCCGGAGCAGACCGTCGAGCGGCTCGTGGCCTTCCTCGAGGAGCGCGGCGCCGACACCGGTCCCTGA
- a CDS encoding trimeric intracellular cation channel family protein, giving the protein MLPDLPLEPVLEIIGVFVSGLSGALAAVRKQFDVFGVLVLAWAAGLGGGMLRDVFLGAVPPVGISDWRLIATAVAAGVVMYFFHPSLVRARRAIVVLDSGALALFTVVGTVKGLEYGAAPVAAVFVGVFTGVGGGVLRDLLTGEVPVVLHHRQLYAIPSLLGAVAIAGLWAADAYTTATSLLVVGGIFALRVLSLRFHLHAPGPWRGRAGWHGEHT; this is encoded by the coding sequence GTGCTGCCAGACCTTCCGCTCGAGCCGGTGCTCGAGATCATCGGTGTCTTCGTGTCCGGGCTGTCGGGGGCGTTGGCGGCGGTGCGCAAGCAGTTCGACGTCTTCGGCGTGCTCGTCCTGGCCTGGGCGGCCGGACTCGGCGGCGGCATGCTGCGTGACGTGTTCCTCGGGGCGGTCCCGCCGGTCGGCATCTCGGACTGGCGGCTGATCGCCACCGCGGTGGCGGCCGGTGTGGTCATGTACTTCTTCCACCCGAGCCTGGTGCGTGCGCGACGGGCGATCGTGGTGCTCGACTCCGGGGCGCTCGCCCTGTTCACCGTCGTCGGCACGGTCAAGGGCCTGGAGTACGGCGCGGCGCCCGTCGCGGCGGTGTTCGTCGGGGTGTTCACGGGTGTCGGCGGCGGCGTGCTGCGTGACCTGCTCACCGGTGAGGTGCCCGTGGTCCTGCACCACCGGCAGCTCTACGCGATCCCCTCGCTCCTGGGCGCGGTGGCGATCGCCGGGCTCTGGGCGGCGGATGCCTACACGACGGCCACGAGCCTGCTGGTGGTCGGCGGCATCTTCGCGCTGCGCGTGCTCTCGCTGCGGTTCCACCTGCACGCGCCGGGACCGTGGCGCGGTCGGGCAGGATGGCACGGTGAGCACACCTGA
- the sepH gene encoding septation protein SepH: protein MGELELVGLHEDGEHLVLSAPDGTRFRVRIDEALRAAVRRDRPQLEQLRAQGAGALSPREIQTRIRAGATAQEVADDADLAVEQVRRYEGPVLAEREYVADQARATRVGRDAGAPLLGDLVTDRLAARGVDLDTLAWDAAREGAHPWVVLARFTVGDTERVARWTFDSAKRTVVADEDEARWLSETELADEPVARRHLSAVRDVVFDFRDGAVLPAEGDEPDPQEATHALLDDLRTRRGVRQTIDEDDDGEEFEGFGPPHAFDFARVESEVPGAHPVDADHEAEARVLGPAGDVPALEALPEIVPGVGPADEHDEPVERPRAARRGRAKVPSWDEIVFGAKPE, encoded by the coding sequence ATGGGTGAGCTCGAGCTCGTCGGTCTGCACGAGGACGGGGAGCACCTGGTCCTGTCAGCACCGGACGGCACACGATTCCGGGTACGGATCGACGAGGCGCTGCGTGCGGCCGTGCGTCGGGACCGGCCGCAGCTCGAACAGCTGCGCGCGCAGGGCGCCGGGGCGTTGAGCCCGCGCGAGATCCAGACGCGGATCCGCGCAGGCGCGACCGCCCAGGAGGTCGCCGACGACGCCGACCTCGCGGTCGAGCAGGTGCGCCGCTACGAAGGGCCCGTCCTGGCCGAGCGGGAGTACGTGGCCGACCAGGCGCGCGCGACCCGGGTCGGGCGTGACGCCGGTGCCCCGCTCCTGGGCGACCTCGTGACGGACCGGCTGGCCGCCCGCGGGGTCGACCTCGACACGCTCGCGTGGGACGCCGCACGGGAGGGCGCCCATCCGTGGGTCGTGCTCGCGCGGTTCACCGTCGGCGACACCGAACGTGTGGCCCGCTGGACCTTCGACTCCGCCAAGCGCACCGTCGTCGCCGACGAGGACGAGGCCCGTTGGCTCTCCGAGACCGAGCTGGCCGACGAACCCGTGGCCCGGCGGCACCTGAGCGCCGTGCGGGACGTCGTCTTCGACTTCCGGGACGGTGCGGTGCTGCCCGCCGAGGGCGACGAGCCCGACCCGCAGGAAGCGACGCACGCGCTGCTCGACGACCTGCGCACACGACGCGGCGTCCGGCAGACCATCGACGAGGACGACGACGGCGAGGAGTTCGAGGGGTTCGGCCCGCCGCACGCCTTCGACTTCGCCCGCGTCGAGTCCGAGGTCCCCGGCGCGCACCCGGTCGACGCCGACCACGAGGCCGAGGCGCGCGTGCTGGGACCGGCCGGCGACGTCCCCGCGCTCGAGGCGCTGCCTGAGATCGTCCCCGGCGTCGGCCCGGCGGACGAGCACGACGAGCCGGTCGAGCGGCCGCGCGCCGCCCGGCGCGGACGCGCCAAGGTGCCCAGCTGGGACGAGATCGTCTTCGGGGCCAAGCCCGAGTGA
- a CDS encoding DUF4193 domain-containing protein, which produces MATDYDAPRKTEEDLSEDSLQELQARRSDKNSGVVDEDETEAAEGFELPGADLSGEELSVRVLPRQADEFTCSRCFLVHHRSQLAYEREGMPVCSECAA; this is translated from the coding sequence ATGGCAACCGACTACGACGCCCCGCGCAAGACCGAGGAGGACCTCAGCGAGGACTCGCTGCAGGAGCTCCAGGCCCGGCGCTCCGACAAGAACTCGGGCGTGGTGGACGAGGACGAGACCGAGGCTGCCGAAGGCTTCGAGCTCCCCGGTGCGGACCTGTCCGGCGAGGAGCTGTCGGTCCGGGTCCTGCCGCGGCAGGCTGACGAGTTCACCTGTTCGCGGTGCTTCCTCGTGCACCACCGCAGCCAGCTGGCCTACGAGCGCGAGGGCATGCCCGTGTGCTCGGAGTGCGCCGCCTGA